In the Amphiura filiformis unplaced genomic scaffold, Afil_fr2py scaffold_22, whole genome shotgun sequence genome, AAAGAAAATGAATGAACAAAACCGTGTTTTTTTCTGAAAGTTTGGGGTGgcatgtttcaaaagttaatcaCTTGTGGGATGTGCTGCACAATGCTGAATTATTATATGTTGTTCAGTTGTAACCTGTAGGGTATGTCATGTCCATGCCGTTGGTGGAGGATATTGTAGCAGCTCTTCTTGTAGGATCAGAAGtatctgaaattaaaaaaaagagcaaTCAGGAAGATATTATGTGATATTCAAATAGTGAAATATAATCGCAGCATGACCGTAGTAAAATATAGGGGGATCTGCTGTTATCACTATTGTTAGTTAGTAGTTACTAGCTATACTAAAATATATCTTGAGTATAGAATGAAGTATCTAAGTGACACCATAGATTGTTTTCACATGTCATAGCACTTCAAATCATGTCAAAACTGGGTGTTACAATATGTATGCCgcatgttatataattattacaATTTCTACACAACTCCCCACTTTTACAAAAACTAAGTGAGTTTCACGATTCAAACTATGAAATTCCAGCACGTCGAGTATTCAAACAATTGAATTCCCCACCCGATGCATGAGCACGAGTAAGCTGAAAAGTAAAGTAAAGACTTTGTTGTAGCACAGTTTATCATCATCACTTTACGGCGGTGATATACTTGTGGTGCCGGTATACAGTAACTGATGCGGGCATTGAGTAGGGCACGCGGAATCGTGCTTACGTTGACTAGGCCTAGCtggataattaaaaaaatacctaCTATGTGCTGAAACCACAGTAGTCCTGCCACCAGAAGATGCCTTACTACGTACcacacaaatgataatgataatgattggAATGACGATGACGACGAGAATACCGATGACGATGACTACGATTATCCACCACCTGACAAGGAGCAAGATAACACTGTATCATGCTCTACTCTTGAATACTTAACAAATGGCCTATCAAAAGACGATCAAGAGAACGAGTAAGTTTTGAAAGAGTGTAACATTTTTAGGCCGAAATTTCATAAACAGATTTGTAGTATTGTCGTTAAAGCCCACAAAATACGTTTAATACGTgagaaaatatggcaaactttcgttttggcctattatttgtcataagtcaataactgcaatacatatGAAAATTTCCAATAAGATCAATATATTACCCTGCAGTAACAAACTGTATATTTAAGCAAACTTACAAAAGACTGGAAAAATATGGTCTGAAGGCTCCGACTCGCCTTAatagaacataaatacaaatttcacGATACTATTGCCAAATAAATCGGGAAGAAACTTTTTGCACACACATTCTGTAGCCAGATGGTTTGCAATGGTATAAAAAATCTCTTACTTAAGAAAACAGGGGAGGGGGTGAGGCTGTTTATCAGTAAATTCCCCTTTAACAAAAGTGTGAAAAACAAAAGAGGCCCAGAGCATGTCTAacatcaggtttaaaaaaacatTAGAATCAGAGATagaattcattaaaaaaattaactcGACAATATCTGTTGTGCTGGGACCACAAATACAGTCGTTTTCATATATTCGACTATCGGCCCAAAACACATTAGGTCCTATTATACATTGACCAAGGTGTGCAAGTatcatcactctgctatgttatttctAAAGaagatatttttgaatgttttggtaTCAACCGGAAGTGAATtcttttgaccccaattctgtgaacaccgCATAGACACTAGCTAATGTTAATACATGTGTACAAGTGCTTAATTAACTGATTTATTTTTCTGATTCTGATCCATTTATATAAAGGCAGCCCGAGACCCGAAATAGGTCTCGATTCATCGCTACAGTTTTGGGTTTTTGCTCGAATTCTCATTTTAGTCGTTATACTCGTATGTGACCTGACCTGGCTAATATCGGCAAATACGATATAGCTAGAAATAGGTTTAAAGTGTAGTTAGACATAGTTAGACTATGAACATGTACAAATGTTTAAACTTTGCAACCAAATCAGTTATAAATGTGGGGTTTGGACTGATAGAAAgggaatttttttattcataaAATTATAAACCTGATAATaaatcagtttaaaaaaaaaaagactttagCCTGAGTGAATTAGATCTGGTCAAATTTTGTATATTGTACTCACGCAAGCGCTATTGCAGTTCCTCCTCCATCGACTGCGTCATTCCAGATATCAGTTAGGTCGTCAAATTCTTCATTGTTGAAGCCTGTGTCTGCATCGACACCCCACCCATTCCCAGAATTGTCACAGCAATATTTATCCCACGAAAAACCACAGCAGTAGATTTCATCCtgatcatcaaaaatatttgggCAGTTGAAACCGCTGACATAATTTCCAAAAACATCTGTGTATGATGGACAATACTCCGCTGTAGATAAAACGCAAACAAAAACGCGATGACTTCGATTGTTATTTGTTTACAATGAATGATGATGGGGTGTATTAGCGCAACGTTGCTGTTCTTCGTTGCACCACTGAGTTCCCGGATTTTAGCCATGGCCGTTCCCAGACAACTGTATGTACACTTGGTTTCCAGTCCGCTACACAGCCTCTCAGGTTTTCTACTGGTTCTCCGGTTTGCTCTCTCCCCATGTATCTAACACTGAACTTTATGAGTATGCCTTTCTTCAGTATTAAATCTGATAAATGAAGGTAATGGAAAACAAAGGCAACTTGATAAACTAGATACATAGCAGTTTTGGAGCAAACACGAACATCTTCACCCGTCAGTGACCCCCATTTCCCTGCGCAAACATGTAACAAATCAACTTGCTGCGCCCCATTGGAAAAACACttgttatacagtaagccaaaaaattaaggtaccagttatgttcactccttgtttatcctaaacaaagagaggtatgtcataattggaaccagcagccaacagctgcatcttttagctcgattTTAAGACctcatgtgttgaaattgttttaGAAATAAAGATATACCGAtctaaaaacccaaggaagatgccaatttaaaagttgcagtttgctccattacgtgccctattgatttgcacacaatgcgttcacgaacaagaaaactagcgccgtgcttccattgattaatacgttaaaactagcgtcgtgcttttattgattagaacacaaaagtgcaacttttgatttcgtttctttattggGTTTTAGagcactgtttctttaattctcaatcaaTTTCTACActtaatgaggtcttaaatcagagtttAAGAGTACATGTATTACCTGCTTACGTTTGTGAAGATTGTCAAtcatccaggtataatcaaatataaaattagacttgttaaaactattcaactggacttacggttttgagaggcaacgatttcacaccttatcctcgccactgaccagtggcgagatggtgttgccagaggtcgtagatttagagccaaacttATTTGGAATGTTCTTTTAAGATAACTGAATTGTAGGCCCCCGCCAAGTTGTGACGcaggccgcctcccctgttgaGTGAAGGCTGTTCAGCGCAAGAACATTACCATCCCATATGTGTTAGATCTCTCGGAGAAACTTCGTAGGATCTTCAGCCAACATCAGATCCCCGTCTCTTTCAAACATACCAACACTTTGAGACAAAAGCTGGTTCACCCAAAAGACAAGCCACCCAAAGACATACAGAACAATATTGTATATGCTATTGAATGCAAGGTCAACAATTGCCAGGACTTGTACATTGGCGAAACAAAACAGACCTT is a window encoding:
- the LOC140143467 gene encoding uncharacterized protein, with translation MALKSSCRNLQMRNILLIGILLVCCSQTSAEYCPSYTDVFGNYVSGFNCPNIFDDQDEIYCCGFSWDKYCCDNSGNGWGVDADTGFNNEEFDDLTDIWNDAVDGGGTAIALAWWIIVVIVIGILVVIVIPIIIIIICVVRSKASSGGRTTVVSAHNTSDPTRRAATISSTNGMDMTYPTGYN